Proteins encoded within one genomic window of Nilaparvata lugens isolate BPH chromosome 11, ASM1435652v1, whole genome shotgun sequence:
- the LOC111053136 gene encoding endocuticle structural glycoprotein SgAbd-1-like: MDMQLYFVLLTFWGTLCSAQFRPTRFRLTAERGGPPQGAQFVPIPTITGFPTGPRPFKRPQPITGIPPPPPEPSAANTEEPVTLPITMAPPTLTITEETSTDFLLISSSSSATPPPPPPPTNMAVSVTQPPSTYKPITTSTVATPTSSSSSPKDDGLVYNLYSQDDDGSYYFEYLTKQAAHRKEQGFFKRESGFQDKVHVKTGLYSFISPEGTPVRVDYIADENGYRAYESSRVARKFANTRRHL, from the exons ATGGATAtgcaattatattttgttttg TTAACATTTTGGGGCACATTGTGCAGTGCCCAGTTTAGACCGACCCGATTTCGTCTGACAGCTGAAAGAGGGGGGCCCCCTCAAGGGGCTCAGTTCGTGCCTATCCCCACCATCACCGGATTTCCCACGGGGCCACGCCCCTTCAAACGGCCTCAACCAATCACAG GCATACCACCCCCACCACCCGAGCCGTCAGCAGCCAATACGGAAGAACCAGTGACCCTGCCCATCACAATGGCCCCGCCCACTCTCACCATCACCGAGGAGACAAGCACCGACTTCCTTCtaatctcctcctcctcctcagccaCGCCTCCGCCACCCCCTCCACCAACCAATATGGCTGTCTCTGTCACACAACCACCCTCCACCTATAAACCGATTACAACGTCCACTGTTGCAAcccctacttcttcttcttcatcgccAAAGGATGATGGACTGGTCTACAACCTCTACAGCCAGGATGATGACGGCAGCTATTATTTCGA ATACCTGACGAAACAAGCGGCCCACCGCAAGGAGCAGGGGTTCTTCAAGCGTGAGAGCGGCTTCCAGGACAAAGTGCACGTCAAGACGGGACTCTACTCGTTCATCAGTCCGGAAGGCACGCCGGTTCGGGTCGACTACATCGCCGACGAGAACGGATATCGCGCCTATGAGAGCTCGCGGGTCGCTAGGAAATTCGCCAACACCAGGCGGCACTTGTAG